Proteins from a genomic interval of Mesobacillus sp. S13:
- the mtnN gene encoding 5'-methylthioadenosine/S-adenosylhomocysteine nucleosidase, whose protein sequence is MRVGIIGAMDEEVDLLRSRLEERNDTILARSEFYEGKINSLEVVLLKSGIGKVNAALGTALLIEKFYPDVIINTGSAGGFHKDLNVGDVVISTEVRHHDVDVTVFGYEYGQVPRMPAYFAPDDSLVDAAVRSAEKINGIQVVKGLIASGDSFMNDAERVEFIRTKLPDLFAAEMEAAAIAQVAHQFDKPFVIIRSLSDIAGKESNISFDQFLETAAKNSAELILLMLEELKK, encoded by the coding sequence ATGAGAGTTGGCATAATTGGTGCAATGGATGAAGAAGTTGATTTACTGCGCAGCAGGCTAGAAGAACGGAATGATACGATTCTAGCTCGAAGTGAATTTTATGAAGGTAAGATTAATAGTTTAGAAGTCGTCCTTTTGAAATCAGGAATTGGAAAAGTGAACGCTGCATTGGGAACGGCTTTGTTAATAGAGAAGTTCTATCCTGATGTCATCATCAATACTGGATCTGCAGGCGGCTTTCACAAGGATCTCAATGTAGGTGATGTCGTCATTTCTACGGAAGTGAGACATCACGATGTGGATGTGACCGTTTTTGGTTATGAATATGGCCAGGTCCCGAGAATGCCTGCCTACTTTGCGCCGGATGACAGTCTAGTAGATGCTGCAGTAAGAAGTGCTGAAAAAATTAATGGTATACAGGTTGTTAAGGGATTAATCGCGTCTGGAGATTCTTTTATGAATGATGCTGAGAGGGTAGAATTCATCCGGACCAAGTTGCCTGATTTGTTTGCTGCGGAAATGGAAGCAGCTGCAATCGCCCAGGTGGCCCATCAATTTGATAAACCATTTGTTATCATCAGGTCGCTCTCCGATATTGCAGGGAAGGAATCCAATATCTCATTTGACCAATTCTTAGAAACAGCAGCGAAGAATTCCGCAGAATTGATTTTACTAATGTTAGAGGAGTTGAAGAAATAA